The following are encoded in a window of Panicum virgatum strain AP13 chromosome 5N, P.virgatum_v5, whole genome shotgun sequence genomic DNA:
- the LOC120675766 gene encoding G-type lectin S-receptor-like serine/threonine-protein kinase At2g19130 — protein sequence MATRLSPHAISLLILLLSLQSSPSHASDTLTANQRLSGNQKLISQDGNFVLGFFQPAVEGSDGKWYIGIWYNKIPGQISVWVANREKPVSDPVSSSLIISDDGNLVILSNHSESPMWSTNIKNNKPANSTIAVLLNTGNLVLRHGSNSSVELWQSFDDIIDTWLPGNKLSRNKKTGIVKRMTSWKDRGDPTPGMFSIGLDPNGSTQYVLLWNSSVVYWASGNWTGNSFSGVPELSPTNSYPNSGYTFQFVENDEETYFTYTVKSDVQIFTRAIIDVSGLFQAFVWMEAAQAWVTFFTQPKAKCSVYGMCGESSMCSENAASSCSCLKGFTENNPNNWILNDNTAGCRRNVPLKCVNNSTVTKQDRFYLINNVELPDGAHIVDAANIHDCELICLSNCSCKAYSHNGTYLVWHDHLMNLQDSTGGSSDRIFIRLDASEIPNSGTKKWWIMCIIIGGFIILSLGITIVYFLYKRSRICSINQGDGPLISFKYSDLQFLTRNFSERLGAGSFGTVFKGVLPDTTTVAVKKLEGFRQGEKQFRAEVSTIGNIHHMNLIRLLGFCSEGAKRLLVYEYMPNGSLDKHLFDSGSVTLSWKIKHQIAVGIAKGLAYLHEECRDCIIHCDIKPQNILLDASFIPKVADFGLAKLLGRDFSRVLTSMRGTIGYLAPEWISGEAITTKADVFSYGMMLFEIISGKRNLEHAETSTGILFPVLVARKLLEGEVQTLFSSELTNGVSVELERACKVACWCVQDSESSRPTMGEVVKILEGLVDVEMPPVPRYLNILAEGSRSAKSSSYEPTK from the exons ATGGCGACCAGGCTTTCTCCACACGCCATATCCTTACTTATACTGCTTCTTTCTCTGCAAAGTTCTCCATCTCATGCATCTGATACCCTCACAGCAAACCAGCGGCTCTCTGGGAACCAGAAGTTGATCTCTCAGGATGGCAATTTTGTGCTAGGATTCTTTCAGCCTGCAG TGGAAGGATCAGATGGCAAGTGGTACATAGGTATTTGGTACAATAAAATCCCAGGACAAATTTCAGTGTGGGTGGCTAACAGAGAGAAACCAGTCTCTGATCCAGTCTCATCAAGCCTAATCATCTCAGATGATGGAAACCTTGTTATTCTATCTAATCATTCTGAATCTCCAATGTGGTCTACCAACATTAAAAACAACAAACCTGCTAATTCCACAATCGCCGTGCTCCTCAACACCGGGAACCTTGTACTCAGACATGGCTCAAATAGCTCCGTTGAACTATGGCAAAGTTTTGACGATATCATAGACACATGGCTCCCAGGAAACAAGCTCAGCCGCAACAAGAAAACCGGTATTGTCAAACGGATGACCTCTTGGAAAGACCGAGGGGACCCAACGCCTGGAATGTTCTCTATTGGGTTGGATCCAAACGGCTCAACACAATATGTCCTCCTATGGAACAGTTCAGTTGTTTACTGGGCTTCTGGTAACTGGACTGGCAATTCATTTAGTGGTGTGCCAGAATTATCACCTACCAATTCATATCCGAACTCAGGATACACATTCCAGTTTGTTGAGAATGATGAGGAAACATACTTCACGTACACTGTAAAGAGTGATGTACAAATATTTACTAGAGCTATCATTGATGTCTCAGGTTTGTTCCAggcttttgtatggatggaGGCAGCACAAGCATGGGTGACTTTTTTCACGCAACCAAAAGCAAAGTGCAGTGTCTATGGAATGTGTGGGGAAAGCAGCATGTGCAGTGAGAATGCTGCGTCATCATGCAGTTGCCTCAAGGGCTTCACTGAGAATAACCCAAACAACTGGATATTAAATGACAATACAGCAGGTTGTAGGAGAAATGTTCCATTGAAATGTGTGAATAATAGCACTGTGACGAAGCAAGATAGATTCTACTTGATTAATAATGTGGAATTGCCTGATGGTGCACACATCGTCGATGCTGCCAATATTCATGATTGCGAGTTAATTTGCCTCAGCAATTGCTCTTGCAAAGCTTACTCACATAATGGAACATACTTGGTTTGGCACGATCATTTGATGAACCTACAAGACAGTACTGGTGGATCAAGTGATAGAATCTTTATTAGATTGGATGCATCAGAAATACCTAATTCAGGAACAAAGAAATGGTGGATCATGTGTATAATCATCGGTGGATTTATCATTCTAAGCTTGGGGATAACCATCGTATATTTTCTCTATAAAAGAAGTAGAATTTGTAGTATAAATCAAGGTGACGGGCCTTTGATTAGTTTCAAATATAGTGATCTGCAGTTTCTAACAAGAAACTTCTCAGAAAGGTTGGGCGCAGGGTCTTTTGGCACTGTTTTCAAAGGGGTTCTACCAGACACAACTACAGTGGCAGTCAAAAAGCTAGAGGGCTTTCGTCAGGGGGAGAAGCAGTTCAGGGCTGAGGTGAGCACCATTGGAAACATTCATCATATGAACTTGATCCGGTTGCTTGGGTTTTGTTCTGAAGGAGCAAAGAGATTACTAGTCTATGAGTATATGCCCAATGGTTCACTTGATAAACATCTATTTGATAGTGGTTCTGTCACTTTGAGTTGGAAAATAAAACACCAAATCGCTGTAGGGATTGCCAAGGGTTTGGCTTATCTGCATGAGGAATGTCGGGATTGCATCATACATTGCGACATCAAGCCACAGAATATATTGTTGGATGCTTCATTTATTCCAAAAGTGGCAGACTTTGGATTGGCAAAATTACTAGGGCGGGATTTTAGCAGAGTTTTAACGTCTATGAGAGGCACCATAGGATATCTTGCACCAGAATGGATAAGTGGTGAAGCCATCACAACAAAGGCAGACGTCTTCAGCTATGGAATGATGCTTTTTGAGATCATATCAGGAAAGAGGAATCTGGAGCATGCGGAAACAAGCACGGGAATATTGTTTCCTGTGTTAGTTGCGAGGAAGCTTCTTGAAGGAGAAGTACAGACATTGTTTAGCTCTGAGTTGACCAATGGTGTCAGTGTAGAGCTAGAAAGAGCGTGCAAGGTTGCTTGTTGGTGTGTTCAAGATAGTGAAAGTTCCAGACCAACAATGGGGGAAGTTGTCAAAATTCTGGAAGGGTTGGTAGATGTTGAAATGCCACCGGTCCCGAGGTATCTTAACATTCTTGCTGAAGGTTCAAGGAGTGCAAAATCCTCTTCCTATGAACCAACTAAGTga
- the LOC120675084 gene encoding putative serpin-Z6C yields MDASHACTAASRARSTSQRRVAVRLVLQRHAAASSPYSACRPPRPAARCGALGLGEAADEGERGAELDEVVRVRVHGELRVHAAISSAARAARRRSGSRQRLVPPGGPAGGGGACGGEARNLLVSPLSFHVAIVLVAAISQRELLGFLGSSSLKELRRAAATELVETLRADVLPPGSVDASTVLVLAIALYFRGTWARPFVLSGPLL; encoded by the exons ATGGACGCGAGCCACGCCTGCACCGCGGCCTCGCGGGCACGCTCCACCTCCCAGCGCCGCGTTGCCGTCCGCCTCGTCCTgcagcgccacgccgccgccagctcgccCTACAGCGCGTGCCGCCCGCCTCGCCCTGCTGCGCGGTGCGGCGCCCTCGGCCTCGGAGAAGCAGCTGATGAAGGGGAGCGCGGAGCCGAGCTCGACGAGGTTGTGCGCGTGCGCGTCCACGGGGAGCTGCGCGTCCACGccgccatctcctctgccgcgagagctgcgcgccgccgctcggggAGCAGGCAACGGCTGGTCCCGCCGGGGGGGcctgcgggaggcggcggcgcg TGCGGCGGCGAAGCCCGTAACCTCCTCGTCTCGCCGCTATCCTTCCACGTGGCGATCGTGCTGGTGGCCGCCATCTCGCAGCGCGAGCTCCTGGGCTTCCTGGGTTCGTCCTCGCTCAAGGagctgcgccgcgccgcggcgaccGAGCTGGTCGAGACGCTCCGCGCCGACGTCCTCCCTCCCGGCTCCGTCGACGCGTCCACCGTGCTCGTCCTCGCCATCGCTCTCTACTTCAGGGGGACCTGGGCCCGGCCGTTCGTCCTGTCGGGACCTTTGTTGTGA